The Hymenobacter oligotrophus genome has a window encoding:
- a CDS encoding succinate dehydrogenase cytochrome b subunit, with product MSWLSKALTSSIGRKIVVAVTGLFLCSFLVVHLVGNLQLFKNDGGVAFNIYSHFMGTNPVIRVMEIVLVAGFVFHIYETYMLTARNKAARGAQGYVVNHNEQNSPWQSRNMGLLGTIILIFLLVHLYNFFYRARFGELDPDINNNDDLFTLVASSFKQWWYVVLYVAAQIALGFHLVHGFKSAFQTLGLTHRKYTPAITYAGYAFAILVAAGFAVMPLYFYFLTDDNYQPVWAVKPLVDTINLALN from the coding sequence ATGAGTTGGCTTAGCAAAGCGCTTACCAGCAGCATTGGCCGCAAAATCGTCGTGGCCGTCACGGGTTTGTTCCTGTGCTCGTTCCTCGTCGTTCACTTGGTTGGCAACCTACAGTTGTTCAAGAACGACGGCGGTGTTGCTTTCAACATTTACTCCCACTTCATGGGCACCAACCCCGTCATTCGGGTGATGGAAATTGTGTTGGTGGCCGGTTTCGTTTTTCACATCTACGAAACCTACATGCTCACTGCCCGCAACAAAGCCGCCCGCGGTGCCCAGGGCTACGTAGTAAACCACAACGAGCAGAACTCGCCCTGGCAGTCGCGTAACATGGGTTTGCTGGGTACCATCATCCTGATTTTCCTACTGGTACACCTGTACAATTTCTTTTACCGGGCGCGCTTCGGCGAGCTGGACCCGGACATTAACAACAACGACGACTTGTTCACGCTGGTGGCTTCGTCGTTTAAGCAGTGGTGGTACGTGGTGCTGTACGTGGCCGCGCAAATTGCATTGGGCTTTCACTTGGTGCACGGCTTCAAAAGCGCCTTCCAGACCCTAGGGCTCACCCACCGCAAGTACACCCCGGCCATTACCTACGCCGGGTACGCCTTCGCCATTTTGGTAGCGGCGGGCTTCGCCGTCATGCCGCTGTACTTCTACTTTCTGACCGACGACAACTATCAGCCTGTGTGGGCCGTGAAGCCGTTGGTGGACACCATTAACCTCGCGCTCAACTAA
- a CDS encoding fumarate reductase/succinate dehydrogenase flavoprotein subunit: MKLEAKIPEGPLAEKWEKHKFNVKLVNPANKRKYDVIVVGTGLAGASAAASLAELGYNVKAFSFHDSPRRAHSIAAQGGINAAKNYQNDGDSVFRLFYDTVKGGDYRAREANVYRLAQVSVNIIDQCVAQGVPFAREYGGLLANRSFGGAQVSRTFYARGQTGQQLLLGAYSALSRQIAYGKVKMYTRTEMLDLVVVDGQARGIVTRNLITGEIQTHAAHAVLLCTGGYGNVFYLSTNAKYSNATAAWRAHKKGAYFANPCFTQIHPTCIPVSGDYQSKLTLMSESLRNDGRVWVPKTKETAERLRAGQIRVNDIAEEDRDYFLERKYPAFGNLVPRDVASRNAKMMCDEGRGVGQSGLAVYLDFADAIKRNGADWVSSKYGNLFAMYEKITGEDPYQQPMRIYPAVHYTMGGLWVDYNLQTTVPGLYALGECNFSDHGANRLGASALMQGLADGYFVIPYTLGDYLAQTPPKPVTTEHPAFQQAETEVRERIAKFMSINGNRTPTEFHKALGHIMWEYCGMARTAEGLRFAKQAIQQLRKEFWSDLKVVGVNEELNQTLEAAGRVADFLELGELMVDDALNRDESCGGHFREEYQTPEGEALRDDDNFAYVAAWEYQGDNTPEALHKEDLSFENVKLTQRSYK; the protein is encoded by the coding sequence ATGAAACTGGAAGCTAAGATTCCCGAAGGCCCCTTGGCCGAAAAATGGGAGAAGCACAAGTTCAACGTTAAGCTTGTAAACCCTGCTAACAAGCGCAAGTACGACGTAATCGTGGTAGGCACGGGCTTGGCCGGTGCCTCTGCGGCGGCTTCGCTGGCCGAGTTGGGCTACAACGTGAAGGCTTTCTCGTTCCACGATTCGCCCCGCCGCGCGCACTCCATTGCTGCGCAGGGTGGTATCAACGCTGCCAAAAACTACCAGAACGACGGCGACTCCGTGTTCCGTTTGTTCTACGACACCGTGAAAGGCGGTGACTACCGCGCCCGCGAAGCAAACGTGTACCGCTTGGCGCAGGTATCGGTAAATATCATCGACCAATGCGTGGCGCAGGGCGTACCCTTTGCCCGCGAGTACGGCGGATTGCTGGCCAACCGCTCGTTCGGGGGTGCGCAGGTAAGCCGCACGTTTTACGCCCGCGGCCAAACCGGCCAGCAGCTGCTGCTCGGTGCCTACTCGGCCCTCTCGCGCCAGATTGCTTACGGCAAGGTGAAGATGTACACCCGCACCGAGATGCTCGATCTGGTGGTGGTTGACGGCCAGGCCCGCGGCATCGTGACGCGCAACCTGATTACCGGCGAAATCCAGACGCACGCGGCGCACGCTGTGCTGCTGTGCACCGGTGGCTACGGCAACGTGTTCTACCTGAGCACGAACGCCAAGTACTCGAACGCTACCGCCGCTTGGCGCGCGCACAAAAAGGGTGCTTACTTCGCCAACCCTTGCTTCACGCAAATTCACCCTACCTGCATCCCGGTGTCGGGCGACTACCAGTCGAAACTGACGCTGATGTCGGAGTCGCTGCGCAACGACGGCCGCGTGTGGGTACCCAAGACGAAGGAAACCGCTGAGCGCCTGCGCGCCGGCCAGATCCGCGTGAACGACATTGCAGAGGAAGACCGTGACTACTTCTTGGAGCGTAAGTACCCGGCTTTCGGTAATCTGGTGCCCCGCGACGTAGCCTCGCGCAACGCCAAAATGATGTGCGACGAAGGCCGCGGTGTGGGCCAGTCAGGCCTTGCCGTATACCTCGATTTCGCCGACGCCATCAAGCGTAACGGTGCCGATTGGGTAAGCTCGAAGTACGGCAACCTGTTTGCCATGTACGAGAAGATTACCGGCGAGGACCCCTACCAGCAGCCGATGCGCATTTACCCCGCGGTGCACTACACCATGGGCGGCCTGTGGGTTGATTACAACCTGCAAACCACTGTACCGGGCCTGTACGCCCTGGGCGAGTGCAACTTCTCCGACCACGGTGCCAACCGCCTGGGTGCTTCGGCGCTGATGCAAGGCCTGGCCGACGGTTACTTTGTAATTCCCTACACCCTAGGTGATTACTTAGCTCAAACGCCGCCCAAGCCGGTTACTACCGAGCACCCCGCGTTCCAGCAGGCCGAAACCGAGGTACGCGAGCGAATTGCCAAGTTCATGAGCATCAACGGCAACCGCACGCCTACCGAGTTCCACAAGGCCCTAGGTCATATCATGTGGGAGTACTGCGGCATGGCCCGCACGGCCGAAGGTTTGCGCTTTGCCAAGCAGGCAATTCAGCAACTGCGCAAGGAGTTTTGGAGCGATTTGAAGGTAGTAGGTGTTAACGAAGAGCTGAACCAGACGCTGGAAGCCGCCGGCCGCGTGGCCGACTTCCTGGAGCTGGGCGAGCTGATGGTTGACGATGCCTTGAACCGCGACGAAAGCTGCGGTGGCCACTTCCGCGAGGAGTACCAGACGCCCGAAGGCGAAGCCCTTCGCGACGACGACAACTTCGCGTACGTGGCGGCTTGGGAGTACCAGGGCGACAACACGCCCGAAGCACTTCACAAGGAAGACCTCAGCTTCGAAAACGTGAAGCTCACGCAGCGTAGCTACAAGTAA
- a CDS encoding succinate dehydrogenase/fumarate reductase iron-sulfur subunit, with protein MNLTLRVWRQRNRNSGGNLVDYQVRDISPEMSFLEMLDVLNEDLLHKGEEPVAFDHDCREGICGSCNLFINGRAHGPEPGTTTCQLHMRKFSDGDTIVIEPWRAAAFPVNKDLSVDRSAFDRIIQAGGYVSVNTGGVPDANEIPIPKNIADRAFDAATCIGCGACVAACKNASAMLFVSAKVSQLALLPQGQVERKTRVENMVAQMDKEGFGACSNIGSCAAECPVGISLENIAILNREFLNAKATSNNLA; from the coding sequence ATGAATCTTACCCTGCGCGTGTGGCGGCAGCGCAACCGCAACAGCGGCGGTAATCTGGTTGACTACCAGGTACGCGACATTTCGCCGGAAATGTCGTTCCTGGAAATGCTTGACGTACTAAACGAAGACCTGCTTCACAAAGGCGAGGAGCCGGTTGCTTTCGACCACGACTGCCGCGAGGGCATTTGCGGCTCGTGCAACCTGTTCATCAACGGCCGCGCCCACGGCCCCGAGCCGGGCACCACGACTTGCCAGTTGCACATGCGCAAGTTCAGCGACGGCGACACCATCGTTATCGAGCCCTGGCGCGCGGCGGCATTCCCCGTGAACAAAGACCTGAGCGTTGACCGCTCGGCCTTCGACCGGATTATTCAGGCCGGTGGCTATGTGTCGGTAAACACCGGCGGCGTACCCGATGCCAACGAAATTCCGATTCCGAAGAACATTGCCGACCGTGCATTCGACGCCGCTACCTGCATTGGTTGCGGTGCTTGCGTAGCGGCATGCAAAAATGCTTCGGCTATGCTGTTCGTATCGGCTAAGGTGTCGCAGCTCGCGCTGTTGCCCCAAGGCCAGGTAGAACGCAAAACCCGCGTGGAGAACATGGTAGCGCAGATGGACAAGGAAGGCTTCGGCGCTTGCTCAAACATCGGCTCGTGCGCAGCGGAGTGCCCAGTGGGCATCTCGCTCGAGAACATTGCCATCCTGAACCGCGAGTTCCTGAACGCCAAGGCAACTTCCAATAACCTTGCGTAG
- a CDS encoding NADPH-dependent FMN reductase produces MITIIAGTNRPRSRARRLSSLYAATLQSLDAEAQVLDLAELPADFISTALYEHAGRNDAFNRLAGLASQADKLVFVVPEYNCSFPGVLKAFIDGLPYPGGIRNKKAALVGLSSGTQGGLLALTHLTDVLMYLGTAVLPLRVRLPNIEEHLTLEGELKHPLFQELLRQQAEELIRF; encoded by the coding sequence ATGATTACCATTATCGCCGGTACCAACCGGCCCCGTTCGCGGGCGCGTCGGCTGAGCAGCCTGTACGCCGCTACGCTGCAAAGCCTGGACGCCGAGGCGCAGGTGCTCGACTTGGCCGAGTTGCCTGCTGATTTTATTTCGACCGCGCTCTACGAGCACGCCGGCCGCAACGACGCGTTCAACCGCTTGGCCGGCTTGGCTAGCCAAGCCGACAAGCTGGTGTTTGTGGTGCCCGAATACAATTGCTCGTTTCCGGGGGTACTGAAAGCGTTTATCGACGGCTTGCCCTACCCCGGCGGCATTCGCAACAAAAAAGCAGCCTTAGTGGGTTTGTCGTCGGGCACGCAGGGAGGCTTGTTGGCCCTTACCCACTTAACCGACGTACTGATGTACCTAGGCACGGCGGTGCTGCCGTTGCGCGTGCGCCTGCCCAACATCGAGGAACACCTTACGCTTGAGGGCGAACTAAAGCACCCGTTGTTCCAGGAACTGCTGCGCCAACAGGCCGAGGAGCTGATCCGGTTTTAA
- a CDS encoding MbnP family protein: MRFRTATPAFAALVLAIASLVFTACGSKNKAQPSKGTLQLQFENVVGTQALALGQTYTTADGDPFTVSKLNYYISNIRLTKADGSEWAEPESYHLVKHDQTSTRTIALQQVPTGNYTAIRFTIGVDSTRNVSGAQAGALDPLNDMFWTWNTGYIFLKLEGTSPRAANGQLVFHIGGFRAPHNTIRTVSPPLPAGALLQVRADKAATVYYKADVLKLFSGPHPVRFAELSNTMGGAAAVRVANNYAAGMFRIDHVHAD; the protein is encoded by the coding sequence ATGCGTTTCCGTACCGCAACTCCTGCTTTTGCCGCCCTGGTGCTGGCCATTGCCTCGCTGGTTTTTACGGCCTGCGGCAGCAAAAATAAGGCGCAGCCCAGCAAAGGCACATTGCAACTGCAATTCGAGAACGTAGTGGGCACGCAAGCCTTGGCCCTGGGCCAGACGTACACCACCGCCGACGGCGACCCGTTTACCGTAAGCAAGCTGAACTACTACATCAGCAACATTAGGCTTACCAAAGCCGATGGCAGCGAATGGGCCGAACCCGAAAGCTACCACCTGGTGAAGCACGACCAAACCAGTACTCGCACCATTGCGCTGCAGCAGGTGCCCACCGGCAACTACACCGCCATCCGCTTTACCATCGGCGTAGATAGCACCCGCAACGTATCGGGTGCGCAAGCCGGCGCCCTCGATCCGTTGAACGACATGTTCTGGACGTGGAATACCGGCTACATTTTCCTGAAGCTGGAAGGCACTTCGCCGCGGGCGGCCAACGGGCAGCTCGTGTTCCATATCGGCGGGTTTCGGGCGCCTCACAACACCATCCGTACGGTGTCGCCGCCCTTGCCCGCGGGTGCGTTGCTGCAGGTACGCGCCGACAAAGCCGCAACGGTATACTACAAGGCCGATGTGCTGAAGCTGTTCAGCGGCCCCCACCCAGTTCGGTTTGCGGAACTTTCGAACACGATGGGCGGCGCGGCCGCGGTAAGGGTGGCCAACAACTACGCCGCGGGCATGTTTCGCATCGACCACGTGCACGCCGACTAA
- a CDS encoding cytochrome-c peroxidase produces MQRLVAVLLSAALAGLLVGSCRPDADWQPVQELPGSALPSRFPAPAYAPDQNPPDRAAFELGRKLFYDARLSRDGSVSCGSCHQQTHAFADAGHALSLGVGGRQGSRNTPALQNLRWRRSLLWDGGVAHLEMLPLAPLANPAEMNETLPNVLRKLNADADYRQRFAQAYGAGPIGSQQFLKALAQFLAGFTSANSRYDQYVRNESDGTLAAPEVRGLLVFKANCAGCHATDLFTDESFRNNGLDRGFAADSGRAHITGRAADRGLFKVPSLRNVARTAPYMHDGRFGTLEQVLDHYNTGVVESPTLDPQLRRPGGRLGIALTVQQKSDLRAFLLTLTDEQFLNNPQLAKPR; encoded by the coding sequence ATGCAACGCTTGGTGGCCGTTTTGTTGAGTGCCGCGCTGGCAGGCCTGCTCGTGGGCAGCTGCCGGCCCGATGCCGATTGGCAACCCGTACAGGAGTTGCCTGGCAGCGCGTTGCCAAGCCGCTTTCCGGCGCCTGCGTATGCGCCCGATCAAAATCCACCCGACCGCGCCGCGTTCGAGCTCGGCCGCAAACTGTTTTACGACGCGCGCCTGTCGCGCGATGGGAGCGTATCGTGCGGCTCGTGCCACCAGCAAACCCACGCCTTTGCCGACGCGGGCCACGCGCTTAGCCTCGGCGTGGGCGGCCGCCAGGGTAGCCGCAACACCCCGGCGCTGCAAAACCTGCGGTGGCGCCGTTCGCTGCTCTGGGACGGCGGCGTAGCCCACCTGGAAATGCTGCCACTGGCTCCGCTCGCCAACCCGGCCGAGATGAACGAAACGCTGCCCAACGTACTGCGCAAGCTGAATGCCGATGCCGACTACCGCCAGCGCTTTGCCCAGGCGTACGGCGCCGGGCCCATTGGCTCGCAGCAGTTTTTGAAAGCGCTGGCCCAGTTTCTGGCGGGCTTTACTTCGGCCAACTCGCGCTACGACCAGTACGTGCGCAACGAAAGCGACGGCACCTTGGCGGCCCCAGAGGTGCGCGGGCTGTTGGTGTTCAAAGCCAACTGCGCCGGTTGCCACGCCACCGATTTGTTTACCGACGAGTCGTTTCGCAACAACGGCCTCGACCGTGGCTTCGCAGCCGATTCGGGACGGGCACACATTACCGGCCGCGCCGCCGACCGGGGCTTGTTTAAGGTGCCGAGCTTGCGCAACGTGGCCCGCACGGCGCCCTACATGCACGATGGCCGCTTTGGCACGCTGGAGCAGGTGCTCGATCATTATAACACCGGCGTGGTGGAGTCGCCTACCCTCGATCCGCAGCTACGCCGCCCCGGCGGCCGCCTAGGTATTGCGCTTACAGTTCAGCAAAAGAGCGACTTGCGGGCTTTCCTGCTCACGCTCACCGACGAGCAATTTCTCAACAACCCGCAGCTCGCGAAGCCTCGCTAA
- a CDS encoding cytochrome-c peroxidase, with translation MHLAALPRIYRQLLWAGLLLMAAGCKPDKDVEEPLGTPTPLQLTAPRGFPRIPETPDNPLTEEGVALGRALFYEKQLSANGTVSCGSCHQQSKAFADDQALALGIGGQRNRRSSMSLANVLWEKALLWDGGASELEQQARIPIENPIEMHQSLAEGVRKLQQTTTYPALFRKAFGSATITEEHVLKALAQFQRTLISAGSKYDRFLTNPTVFSPDEVQGFALFRSHATGTTRGAECFHCHVPPTFSGPYNTFFNNGLDQTFTDSGRGGVTGLGIDMGRFKAPTLRNIALTAPYMHDGRFKTLEEVLDHYSDHVQLNSPNLDPNLANSPNHPSGRMMLSATEKRQIIAFLKTLTDSTFISNPQFSAPGP, from the coding sequence GTGCACCTTGCCGCGCTGCCCCGCATTTACCGCCAACTGCTTTGGGCAGGTTTGCTGCTGATGGCCGCCGGCTGCAAGCCCGATAAGGATGTGGAGGAACCCTTGGGTACCCCTACCCCGCTGCAGCTTACGGCACCTAGGGGCTTCCCGCGCATCCCCGAAACGCCCGACAATCCGCTCACCGAAGAAGGCGTGGCGTTGGGCAGGGCTCTGTTCTACGAAAAGCAACTCTCCGCCAACGGCACCGTTTCGTGCGGCTCGTGCCACCAACAAAGCAAGGCATTTGCCGACGACCAAGCCCTGGCCCTAGGTATTGGCGGGCAGCGCAACCGCCGCAGCAGCATGTCGCTGGCCAATGTGCTGTGGGAAAAGGCCTTACTGTGGGACGGCGGCGCCTCGGAGCTGGAACAGCAAGCGCGCATTCCCATCGAAAACCCAATTGAGATGCACCAGTCGTTGGCCGAGGGCGTGCGCAAGCTGCAGCAAACCACTACATACCCGGCGCTGTTTCGCAAAGCGTTCGGCTCTGCCACCATCACCGAAGAGCACGTGCTGAAAGCGCTGGCGCAGTTTCAGCGCACCCTCATTTCGGCTGGCTCGAAGTACGACCGTTTTCTGACCAACCCAACGGTGTTCAGCCCCGATGAAGTGCAAGGCTTTGCCTTGTTTCGCTCGCACGCCACCGGCACCACCCGCGGGGCCGAGTGCTTTCACTGCCACGTGCCGCCCACGTTTTCGGGCCCCTACAACACCTTTTTCAACAACGGCCTCGACCAAACATTTACCGACTCAGGCCGCGGCGGCGTAACGGGCCTCGGCATCGACATGGGCCGCTTCAAGGCTCCTACGCTGCGCAACATCGCTCTTACGGCCCCCTACATGCACGATGGACGGTTCAAAACCTTGGAGGAGGTGCTCGACCACTACAGCGACCATGTGCAACTCAACAGCCCCAACCTCGACCCAAACCTCGCCAACAGCCCCAACCACCCCTCGGGCCGCATGATGCTTTCGGCCACCGAAAAACGCCAGATCATTGCTTTTTTGAAGACGCTGACAGACTCTACATTCATCAGCAACCCGCAGTTTTCGGCGCCTGGCCCCTAG
- the ftsZ gene encoding cell division protein FtsZ encodes MDFKFDITPQSKSIIKVIGVGGGGSNAVNHMYSQGIKDVEFVICNTDKQALQSSSVPNRLQIGVDLTEGLGAGANPERGKQAAIESREQIRELLSNGTKMVFITAGMGGGTGTGAAPVIAKVAKELGILTVGIVTAPFMFEGRKKRQQAEMGIRDLSDNCDTVLVILNDKLREMYGNLPIRSAFAKADNVLSTAAKSIAEIITVTADVNVDFEDVKTVMKDSGAAVMGSSITEGENRARRAAEEALASPLLNNTDIHGAQKILLSIMSGDQAELEMDELTEITEYIQAKAGQDAEVIFGHGIDGTLGQSIRVTVIATGFAREAHSITIMNSLSREADSVSKSEPVVVPDPQINLFDKDRHEPVGMRPVVPNPSPVVAPPAPVVATPVAAVEYPPVTPPAAPEPPQARFDLEQSPSPFVPPVVYPTSSAPEPLQVVQHVPAAPAEPLPQAVPARPSLDARAEERRRRLMELSNGLSTDAVKEQLEVPAYLRRQVKLEPVQPSSERNISRFNLSDDNELLGDNRFLHDNVD; translated from the coding sequence ATGGATTTTAAATTTGATATCACACCCCAAAGCAAGTCCATCATCAAGGTGATTGGTGTGGGTGGTGGCGGCTCCAACGCCGTCAACCACATGTACTCGCAGGGGATTAAAGATGTAGAGTTCGTTATCTGCAACACCGATAAGCAGGCGTTGCAGAGCTCATCCGTACCGAACCGCCTGCAAATTGGCGTCGACCTCACGGAAGGCCTAGGTGCTGGCGCCAACCCTGAGCGTGGCAAGCAAGCCGCTATCGAGAGCCGCGAGCAAATTCGGGAGCTGCTGAGCAACGGCACCAAAATGGTGTTTATTACGGCAGGCATGGGCGGTGGCACCGGTACGGGCGCTGCGCCGGTAATTGCCAAAGTTGCCAAAGAGCTGGGTATCCTGACGGTGGGCATCGTGACGGCGCCCTTCATGTTCGAGGGCCGCAAGAAGCGCCAGCAAGCCGAAATGGGTATCCGCGATTTGAGCGACAACTGCGACACGGTGCTGGTTATCCTCAACGACAAGCTGCGCGAGATGTACGGCAATTTGCCCATCCGCTCGGCTTTCGCGAAAGCAGATAATGTGTTGAGCACCGCTGCCAAGTCGATTGCCGAAATCATTACGGTAACGGCCGATGTAAACGTGGACTTTGAAGACGTGAAAACCGTCATGAAGGACTCGGGTGCGGCCGTAATGGGCAGCAGCATTACCGAAGGCGAGAACCGCGCCCGCCGCGCCGCCGAAGAGGCTTTGGCTTCGCCGCTGCTGAACAATACCGACATTCACGGCGCGCAGAAAATCCTGCTCTCCATCATGTCGGGCGACCAGGCCGAGCTGGAGATGGACGAACTCACCGAAATCACCGAGTACATCCAGGCCAAAGCCGGCCAGGATGCCGAGGTTATTTTCGGCCACGGCATCGACGGTACGTTGGGTCAGAGCATCCGCGTAACGGTAATTGCCACGGGCTTTGCCCGTGAAGCGCACAGCATCACCATCATGAACAGCTTGTCGCGCGAAGCCGATTCGGTTTCCAAGTCGGAGCCGGTGGTAGTGCCCGACCCGCAGATCAACCTCTTCGACAAAGACCGCCACGAGCCCGTCGGGATGCGCCCGGTTGTGCCCAATCCTTCGCCGGTGGTGGCACCGCCTGCGCCGGTTGTAGCCACGCCTGTGGCGGCTGTGGAGTACCCGCCCGTAACACCGCCTGCGGCCCCGGAGCCGCCGCAAGCCCGCTTCGACCTAGAGCAGTCGCCTTCACCGTTCGTGCCGCCTGTGGTGTACCCCACGTCTTCGGCCCCCGAGCCGTTGCAGGTGGTGCAACACGTGCCCGCCGCTCCGGCCGAACCGCTGCCGCAAGCCGTGCCCGCTCGCCCGTCGTTGGATGCCCGCGCCGAGGAGCGCCGCCGCCGCCTGATGGAGCTGAGCAACGGCCTCTCGACGGATGCGGTGAAGGAGCAACTGGAAGTGCCCGCTTACTTGCGCCGCCAGGTTAAACTGGAGCCGGTGCAGCCGTCGTCGGAGCGCAACATCTCGCGCTTCAACCTCTCCGATGACAACGAACTGCTCGGCGACAACCGCTTCCTGCACGACAACGTGGACTAG